In a genomic window of Salvelinus namaycush isolate Seneca unplaced genomic scaffold, SaNama_1.0 Scaffold35, whole genome shotgun sequence:
- the LOC120040416 gene encoding complement C1q-like protein 2 → MGATLTASERQVKEQKDLLSLRATVEKQSSALQELRATVEELKRENRERPKVAFSASLSETKGPFNTDITLVYKHVFTNIGKAYSPVTGIFKAPVSGIYYFRFTAFGFTSKHRRVSLYKGGQLMVTVTDSSTPHDGEDSGSNGVTLQLEKGEEVYTRLKAEHQVYDDGAHHTTFTGFLISA, encoded by the coding sequence ATGGGAGCCACACTGACAGCCAGTGAGCGCCAGGTAAAGGAACAGAAAGACCTGCTTTCACTGAGAGCCACTGTGGAGAAACAGAGTTCTGCACTCCAAGAGCTGAGAGCCACTGTGGAGGaactgaagagagagaacagagagagaccgaaGGTAGCCTTCTCAGCTTCACTGTCTGAAACCAAAGGACCATTCAATACTGACATCACCCTGGTCTACAAGCATGTCTTCACCAACATTGGCAAAGCTTACAGTCCGGTGACTGGCATCTTTAAGGCGCCGGTGAGTGGAATCTACTACTTCAGATTCACTGCCTTTGGATTCACCTCCAAACATAGAAGAGTGTCCCTGTACAAAGGAGGACAACTTATGGTGACTGTGACTGACAGTAGCACACCACATGATGGAGAAGACAGTGGATCCAATGGTGTCACCCTGCAGCTGGAAAAAGGTGAAGAGGTCTACACACGTCTTAAAGCAGAACATCAAGTCTATGATGACGGGGCTCACCACACCACCTTCACTGGTTTTCTGATCTCCGCTTAG